From the genome of Geminocystis herdmanii PCC 6308, one region includes:
- a CDS encoding nitrate ABC transporter ATP-binding protein (This model describes the ATP binding subunits of ATP-binding cassette (ABC) transporters for nitrate transport, or for bicarbonate transport, in bacteria and archaea.), translating to MEKQFYQDSFLTIENVSKIYPTPKGDYTVLKDVNLTVNQGEFICVIGHSGCGKSTLLNMVSGFSQPTFGSVKLKGKPITKPGPDRMVVFQNYALLPWLTVFENVYLAIDAVFPEKKEAEKRAIVRDHLALVGLTEASEKKPPQISGGMKQRTSIARALAIRPEVLVLDEPFGALDPITKEELQEELLNIWNEYRCNVLMITHDIDEALFLADRLVMMTNGPSANIGEIMNIPFPRPRDRERIMEDPLYYDLRNYALDFLYNRFAHDVD from the coding sequence ATGGAAAAACAATTTTATCAAGACAGCTTTTTAACCATCGAAAATGTCTCCAAAATTTACCCTACTCCCAAAGGAGATTATACAGTATTAAAAGACGTTAATTTAACCGTCAATCAAGGAGAATTTATCTGCGTAATTGGGCATTCAGGATGCGGAAAATCTACCCTTTTAAACATGGTTTCTGGCTTTTCTCAACCAACTTTTGGCAGTGTAAAATTAAAGGGAAAACCCATTACAAAACCGGGTCCCGATCGAATGGTAGTATTTCAAAACTACGCTCTTTTACCTTGGTTAACGGTGTTTGAAAATGTCTATCTCGCCATTGATGCGGTATTCCCTGAGAAAAAAGAAGCGGAAAAACGTGCGATCGTAAGAGATCATTTAGCTTTAGTAGGTTTAACGGAAGCCTCCGAAAAGAAACCCCCTCAAATTTCTGGGGGGATGAAACAACGTACTTCGATCGCCCGTGCCTTAGCAATACGCCCTGAAGTCCTTGTCTTAGACGAACCTTTCGGCGCACTTGATCCGATTACTAAGGAAGAATTACAAGAAGAATTACTCAATATCTGGAACGAATATCGTTGTAACGTATTAATGATCACCCACGATATTGATGAAGCCTTGTTTTTAGCCGATCGACTGGTAATGATGACCAATGGACCTTCTGCAAATATAGGTGAAATTATGAATATTCCTTTCCCTCGCCCCCGTGATAGAGAACGCATTATGGAAGACCCTTTGTATTATGATTTGCGTAACTACGCCCTAGACTTTCTTTATAATCGCTTCGCCCACGATGTGGATTAA
- a CDS encoding cyclic nucleotide-binding domain-containing protein, with translation MFNKTTEKTMHSVRWILTLGWLFLILSLFYDPISPILTSPDNLVSPLRVNLDVCISVQGSCLEKNYYYLGTPIFWGIIVPSSIFILLIFGHELWRRICPLSFLSQIPRALGWQRKIKRVSNNGAVRFEIPRVDKNSWLGRNYLYVQMAWFFIGLCSRILFVNADRIALAMWLLFTIFVAIFIGYYYGGKSWCNYFCPMSPVQKIYAEPNSLFGSKAHITDEKITQSMCRIIEDNQEKSACIACQSPCIDIDSERSYWDGINHKNRQLLYYGYFGLVIGYFLYYYLYAGNWDYYFSGIWAYEKNQLTTLFNPGFYLFNQPIPIPKIIAVPLTLSFSTFVAYYLGKNIENLLCKNYQNRLSSELIRHRIFTVITFIIFDFFFIFAGRSWLVLLPIKVQYIWDFMLVFLSSIWLYQNWDKSPEVYNKESLSSRFRKQLKKLGLNISRFLEGKSLENLNTDEVYVLAKVLPEFTKDKRQEVYKNVLKESLEEGYVNTVSSLEVLAQMRSQLGINEDEHRIILTELGVEDPSLLDVSKLHSLENSVRLTGYRKALERMLSLQQKTSIEDLLQNNSQDIRKLRQEYSITYQEEEEILQGLQPESGIIAKSEHILAQLEYLIERYHTLNQPRFLPQGEVLNLLRKTVTEKKRLLIRGLLEIIEKSEDLSINEEIARNLVNLSPSVLLETLSNPASNWSNRLPNNVLSILKQPNKNVSCALDINEATIIDHLHSLVLESNPIIQAISLYILAQVNFEIAKEEAKNILAEKPHFLVTDIVNILIKSEKLSLNKCEILAKIIYLSNASFFERTYSNTLIKLGELSYFKNYQENEIISDEGDTCRELLLLIEGRVEIIKPCVDDTPIISSLLPGQILDELEVLAHEKQSGKIIAKTTPTKILAIAVDTFDEILEQDQEFSRRILELETSRLKQIIN, from the coding sequence ATGTTTAATAAAACCACTGAAAAAACCATGCACTCCGTGAGGTGGATTTTAACCTTAGGTTGGCTTTTTTTAATTTTATCTTTGTTTTATGATCCCATTTCTCCTATATTAACTTCTCCTGATAATTTAGTTAGTCCTTTAAGGGTTAATTTAGATGTTTGCATTTCTGTTCAAGGTAGTTGTTTAGAGAAAAATTATTATTATTTAGGAACTCCAATTTTTTGGGGAATTATAGTTCCTAGTTCTATCTTTATTTTGCTTATTTTTGGTCATGAATTATGGCGCAGAATTTGCCCTTTATCTTTCCTTTCTCAAATTCCAAGGGCGTTAGGTTGGCAACGAAAAATTAAACGAGTTAGTAATAATGGGGCAGTGCGTTTTGAAATCCCTAGAGTAGATAAAAATTCATGGTTAGGACGTAATTATTTATATGTACAAATGGCATGGTTTTTTATTGGTTTATGTTCTCGAATTTTGTTTGTTAATGCCGATCGAATAGCTCTTGCTATGTGGTTATTATTTACTATTTTTGTGGCTATTTTTATCGGTTATTATTATGGTGGTAAATCATGGTGTAACTATTTCTGCCCCATGTCTCCCGTGCAAAAAATTTACGCCGAACCTAACTCATTATTCGGTAGTAAAGCTCATATTACCGATGAGAAAATTACCCAATCAATGTGTCGAATTATCGAAGATAATCAAGAAAAAAGTGCTTGTATTGCCTGTCAAAGTCCTTGCATTGATATTGACTCAGAAAGAAGTTATTGGGATGGCATTAATCATAAAAATCGACAATTATTATACTATGGTTATTTCGGTTTAGTTATTGGTTATTTTCTCTATTATTATTTATATGCAGGTAATTGGGATTATTATTTTTCTGGTATTTGGGCTTATGAAAAAAATCAATTAACTACTCTTTTTAATCCCGGTTTTTATCTTTTTAATCAACCTATTCCTATCCCGAAAATTATCGCTGTACCCCTTACGTTGAGCTTTTCTACTTTTGTCGCTTATTATTTAGGTAAAAACATTGAAAATTTATTATGTAAAAACTATCAAAATCGTCTCTCTTCTGAGTTAATTAGACATCGTATTTTTACCGTTATCACTTTTATTATTTTTGACTTTTTCTTTATTTTTGCAGGTCGATCGTGGTTAGTTTTATTACCCATTAAAGTTCAATATATTTGGGATTTTATGTTAGTCTTTTTAAGTTCAATCTGGTTGTATCAAAATTGGGATAAGAGTCCTGAAGTTTATAATAAAGAAAGTTTAAGCAGTCGTTTCCGTAAGCAACTGAAGAAATTAGGCTTAAATATTAGTCGTTTTTTAGAAGGAAAATCTCTAGAAAATTTGAATACCGATGAGGTTTATGTTTTAGCAAAAGTTCTTCCCGAATTTACAAAAGATAAGCGTCAAGAAGTGTATAAAAATGTGTTAAAAGAATCTTTAGAGGAAGGCTATGTTAACACCGTTAGTAGTCTGGAAGTGTTAGCCCAAATGCGATCGCAATTAGGTATTAATGAAGATGAACACCGTATTATCTTAACAGAATTAGGGGTTGAAGACCCTTCTTTATTAGATGTTTCTAAGTTACATTCTCTGGAAAATTCCGTGCGTTTGACAGGGTATCGCAAAGCCTTAGAAAGAATGCTATCTCTACAGCAAAAAACCTCCATCGAAGATTTATTACAAAACAATTCTCAAGACATACGAAAATTAAGACAGGAATATTCCATTACTTATCAAGAGGAGGAGGAAATTTTACAAGGGTTACAACCTGAGTCTGGTATCATAGCGAAATCTGAGCATATTTTAGCCCAGTTAGAATATCTCATCGAACGTTATCACACCCTCAATCAACCTCGTTTTTTACCCCAAGGGGAAGTATTAAACCTGTTAAGAAAGACAGTAACAGAGAAAAAACGTCTTTTAATTAGAGGATTGTTAGAAATTATCGAAAAAAGTGAAGATTTGTCTATTAATGAAGAAATTGCCCGAAATTTAGTTAATCTTTCTCCTAGTGTGTTACTAGAAACATTAAGTAATCCTGCATCTAATTGGAGTAACAGATTGCCCAATAATGTGTTATCGATTCTTAAACAACCAAATAAAAATGTAAGTTGTGCTTTAGATATAAATGAAGCTACAATCATTGATCATCTCCACAGTTTAGTATTAGAATCTAATCCAATTATTCAGGCAATTAGTCTTTATATATTAGCTCAAGTTAATTTTGAAATTGCTAAAGAAGAAGCAAAAAATATACTAGCAGAAAAACCTCATTTTTTAGTTACAGATATAGTAAATATATTAATTAAATCTGAGAAATTAAGTTTAAATAAATGTGAGATTTTGGCAAAAATTATCTATTTAAGTAATGCTTCTTTCTTTGAGAGAACTTATAGTAATACTTTAATTAAATTAGGGGAGTTATCATATTTTAAAAATTATCAAGAAAATGAGATTATTTCTGATGAAGGGGATACTTGTCGAGAGTTATTATTATTGATTGAAGGTAGAGTAGAAATTATCAAACCCTGTGTTGATGATACTCCAATTATTTCTAGTTTATTACCCGGACAAATTTTAGATGAGTTAGAAGTTTTAGCCCATGAAAAACAGTCTGGAAAAATTATCGCCAAAACTACTCCCACCAAAATTTTAGCGATCGCAGTAGATACTTTTGATGAAATTTTAGAACAAGATCAAGAATTTTCTCGACGTATTTTAGAGTTAGAAACCAGCCGTTTGAAACAAATTATTAATTAA
- the rpsB gene encoding 30S ribosomal protein S2 yields the protein MSVVTLKELLDSGVHFGHQTRRWNPKMAPYIYTARNGVHIIDLVQTAQLMDEAYNYIKKAAESGKKVLFVGTKRQAAGIIAQEASRCGAFYINQRWLGGMLTNWETIKSRVARLKDLEELEESGALDRRPKKEASVLRRELNKLQKYLGGIKDMRRVPDVVVIIDIRREHNAIKECEKLNLPVVSMLDTNCNPELVDFPIPANDDAIRSIKLIIGKLADAIYEGRYGKAVAEGRFDEFEESLASGEPDYDEDYEDEEYDEDADSGEEE from the coding sequence ATGTCAGTAGTTACCTTAAAAGAACTATTAGATTCTGGTGTACACTTTGGGCATCAGACTCGTCGTTGGAATCCCAAAATGGCGCCTTATATCTACACCGCTAGAAATGGGGTACATATCATCGATTTAGTGCAAACAGCACAATTAATGGATGAAGCCTATAACTACATCAAAAAAGCCGCCGAAAGTGGTAAGAAAGTACTGTTTGTTGGTACTAAGCGTCAAGCCGCAGGTATTATCGCCCAAGAAGCCAGTCGTTGCGGTGCATTCTACATCAATCAACGTTGGTTAGGTGGTATGCTCACTAACTGGGAAACCATCAAATCCAGAGTAGCACGTCTTAAAGATTTAGAAGAATTAGAAGAAAGTGGCGCTTTAGACAGACGTCCAAAAAAAGAAGCATCTGTTTTACGTCGTGAATTAAACAAACTCCAAAAGTACCTCGGCGGTATCAAGGATATGCGTCGTGTACCTGATGTTGTAGTAATTATTGACATTCGCAGAGAACATAACGCCATCAAAGAGTGTGAAAAACTCAATTTACCTGTTGTGTCTATGCTTGATACTAACTGTAATCCTGAATTGGTGGACTTCCCTATTCCTGCTAATGATGACGCAATTCGATCGATCAAACTTATCATTGGTAAATTAGCCGATGCTATTTATGAAGGGCGTTACGGCAAAGCCGTTGCCGAAGGCAGATTCGATGAATTTGAAGAATCTTTAGCTAGTGGTGAACCAGACTACGATGAAGATTACGAAGATGAAGAATATGACGAAGATGCTGACAGTGGCGAAGAAGAATAA
- the tsf gene encoding translation elongation factor Ts — protein MAEITAKLVKELREKTNAGMMDCKKALVENDGDIQKATEWLRQKGITSAEKKAGRVAAEGIVESYIHTGGRIGVLVEVNCETDFVARREDFQALAKNIAMQIAACPNVEYVKIADIPQDIVTKEKEIEMGRDDLGNKPANIKEKIVEGRIQKRLGEMCLLSQPYIREQGITVEELITQQISKIGENIQVRRFTRFVLGEGIEKEETNFAEEVAAQAGLK, from the coding sequence ATGGCAGAAATTACAGCTAAATTAGTAAAAGAACTTAGAGAAAAAACTAACGCAGGGATGATGGATTGCAAAAAAGCCCTCGTAGAAAATGATGGTGACATCCAAAAAGCTACTGAATGGTTACGTCAAAAAGGTATCACTTCCGCCGAGAAAAAAGCAGGTAGAGTTGCCGCCGAAGGTATTGTAGAAAGCTATATTCATACTGGGGGAAGAATCGGTGTACTGGTTGAAGTCAACTGCGAAACTGATTTCGTTGCCCGTCGTGAAGATTTCCAAGCCTTAGCGAAAAATATTGCTATGCAAATTGCGGCTTGTCCTAATGTAGAATATGTCAAAATTGCAGATATTCCTCAAGACATCGTTACCAAAGAGAAAGAAATCGAAATGGGTAGAGATGATTTAGGTAATAAACCAGCCAATATCAAAGAAAAAATCGTTGAAGGTAGAATCCAAAAACGTTTAGGGGAAATGTGTTTACTCAGTCAACCTTATATCCGTGAGCAAGGTATTACCGTTGAAGAATTAATCACTCAACAAATTTCTAAAATTGGTGAAAATATCCAAGTGCGACGTTTTACCCGTTTTGTCTTAGGGGAAGGCATCGAAAAAGAAGAAACCAATTTTGCTGAAGAAGTTGCCGCCCAAGCAGGGTTAAAATAA
- the pth gene encoding aminoacyl-tRNA hydrolase — translation MNEKNIVIPDVIIGLGNPEQKYDRTRHNIGFEIVDYLALKWGFSWQKNQKFNALICEGIAPNRRRIRLVKPLTYMNRSGQSVRAVLDWYKLSADSILVIYDDMDLPFGRIRLRLSGSAGGHNGMKSIISHVGGQNFPRFRIGIGKSGGKEETIGHVLGKFSTTETKIIEELKILTYDAINVSLKDGIEKAMSLYNQKFIEI, via the coding sequence ATGAATGAAAAAAATATAGTTATTCCTGATGTGATTATCGGTTTGGGAAATCCCGAACAAAAGTACGATCGAACTCGTCATAATATCGGGTTTGAAATAGTAGATTATTTAGCCCTAAAATGGGGTTTTAGTTGGCAAAAAAACCAGAAATTTAATGCTCTAATTTGTGAAGGAATTGCCCCCAATCGTCGTAGAATTAGGTTAGTAAAACCCTTAACTTATATGAATCGATCGGGTCAATCCGTCAGAGCCGTGCTAGACTGGTATAAACTGAGTGCTGACTCCATTTTAGTTATCTATGATGACATGGATTTACCCTTCGGGAGAATCAGATTAAGGCTGTCAGGTTCAGCCGGAGGACATAACGGCATGAAATCCATCATTTCCCATGTGGGAGGGCAAAATTTCCCCCGTTTTCGCATCGGTATCGGCAAATCTGGCGGAAAAGAAGAAACTATTGGTCATGTTTTAGGGAAGTTTTCCACCACAGAAACAAAAATTATTGAGGAGTTAAAAATATTAACCTATGATGCCATTAATGTTAGTTTAAAAGATGGTATAGAAAAAGCGATGAGCCTTTATAATCAAAAATTTATCGAAATTTAA
- a CDS encoding Uma2 family endonuclease, whose product MTLTQVNQLPHIQAIIELAKSKNSDSEQVFIINHINWQEYENLLEFMSDNSGVLFKYEEETLVIMSPSRNHEIFKENIGILIETYCLIKKIKFYSLGSTTFRSQKKLKGIEPDKSYCFNSRKEFPDLAIEIIITSGGINSLQIYRDLGVKEVWFWEREKLTVYHLEKEEYQKVQQSRLLPDIDLDLFANLVIKSEPLEAILEFTKTLEEK is encoded by the coding sequence ATGACTTTAACCCAAGTAAATCAATTACCTCATATTCAAGCAATTATTGAATTAGCTAAATCGAAAAATAGTGATTCAGAACAAGTTTTTATTATCAATCATATTAATTGGCAAGAATACGAAAATTTATTGGAATTTATGAGTGATAATAGTGGGGTTTTATTTAAGTATGAGGAGGAAACTTTAGTTATCATGTCTCCCAGTCGCAATCATGAAATTTTTAAAGAAAATATCGGTATTTTAATCGAAACTTATTGTTTAATAAAAAAGATTAAATTTTATTCATTAGGCTCAACCACTTTTCGCTCTCAAAAAAAATTAAAAGGAATTGAACCAGATAAAAGTTATTGTTTTAATAGTCGCAAAGAATTTCCTGATTTAGCGATTGAAATTATTATCACCAGTGGTGGTATTAATAGTTTACAAATCTATCGAGATTTAGGAGTAAAAGAAGTGTGGTTTTGGGAGAGAGAAAAATTAACAGTTTATCATTTAGAAAAAGAGGAATATCAGAAAGTACAACAAAGTCGTTTATTACCTGATATAGACTTAGATTTATTCGCTAATTTAGTGATTAAAAGTGAACCTTTAGAAGCGATTTTAGAATTTACAAAAACATTGGAAGAAAAATAA
- the topA gene encoding type I DNA topoisomerase, translated as MSTLVIVESPTKAKTIRNYLPKGYQVEASMGHIRDLPSSAEEIPPEFKQFDWARLGVNVENNFEPIYVIPKGKNKTVQQLKQALKSADELILATDEDREGESISWHLLQLLKPKVPIKRMVFHEITKDAIQQALNNCRDIDENLVHAQETRRILDRLVGYTLSPLLWKKIAAGLSAGRVQSVAVRLLVQRERERRAFKEAQYWDLKALLNHAKTNFEAKLTTLKGQKLANGSDFDPKTGKLAPNKKVLVLKEQEATELKARLTGKPWEVKDTEEKATKRTPSPPFTTSTLQQESNRKLGLGAKDTMRIAQSLYENGYITYMRTDSVHLSDQAITAARSCVESMYGKEYLSPKPRQYKTKAKGAQEAHEAIRPAGSTFRIPKETGLRDKELGLYDLIWKRTVASQMADAQLTQISVNMAVEDAIFRSSGKRIDFAGFFRAYVEGSDDPEAALENQEVILPDLKVGDKPDCKKLEVIHHETQPPARYTEASLVKTLESEGVGRPSTYASIIGTIVDRGYAQLRNKALIPTFTAFAVTTLLEKNFEELVDTKFTSKMEQSLDDIASGNEKWLPYLDKFYRGEKGLQNQVKVRETDIDPQTAKAIELENLDVTVKIGKFGAYIEANYGEEIVKSSIPADLTPSDLDSRQIEVLLKQKLEGPPILGNHPETQEPIYLLIGTYGPYVQLGDKPQGKAKKPKTASFPKGVQPEDITLDMALGYLTLPRTLGEHPETGKPIKTSLGRFGAYVVHDQGTEGKDYRSLKKEDDVLTISLDRALELLAQPKATRGRRGATKPPLKELGLHPEDKEPINIYEGPYGVYFKHGKTNVKLPDGETVESMNLDKALLLLQDKTPAKKTATKKATTAKKTTAKKTTTTRKVSKK; from the coding sequence ATGTCCACATTAGTCATCGTTGAATCACCTACCAAAGCCAAAACCATCCGCAACTACCTACCTAAAGGTTATCAGGTAGAGGCATCCATGGGGCATATCCGAGACTTGCCTTCCTCCGCCGAGGAAATTCCCCCTGAGTTTAAACAGTTTGATTGGGCAAGATTAGGAGTGAATGTTGAGAATAATTTTGAGCCTATTTATGTTATCCCCAAAGGTAAAAATAAAACCGTACAACAATTAAAACAAGCCTTAAAATCTGCGGATGAGTTAATTCTAGCAACGGATGAAGACAGGGAAGGAGAAAGCATCAGTTGGCATTTATTACAGCTATTAAAGCCAAAAGTGCCGATTAAACGCATGGTTTTCCATGAAATTACCAAAGATGCGATTCAACAGGCTTTAAATAATTGCCGTGACATTGATGAAAATTTGGTACACGCCCAAGAAACACGGCGTATTCTCGATCGACTTGTAGGCTATACTTTATCGCCTTTACTGTGGAAAAAAATTGCTGCCGGGTTATCCGCAGGGAGAGTACAGTCTGTCGCTGTGCGTCTATTAGTACAAAGAGAGAGAGAAAGAAGGGCATTTAAAGAAGCTCAGTACTGGGATTTAAAAGCCTTATTAAATCATGCCAAAACAAACTTTGAAGCAAAATTAACCACCTTAAAAGGGCAAAAACTGGCAAATGGTAGCGATTTTGATCCCAAGACAGGGAAGTTAGCACCTAACAAAAAAGTACTTGTACTAAAGGAACAAGAGGCTACAGAACTGAAAGCTCGTTTGACGGGAAAACCTTGGGAAGTCAAGGATACGGAGGAAAAAGCCACTAAGCGCACCCCTTCTCCTCCCTTCACCACCTCAACTTTACAGCAGGAATCTAACCGTAAATTGGGGTTAGGGGCAAAGGATACTATGCGGATTGCTCAAAGTCTCTATGAAAATGGTTATATTACCTACATGAGAACGGACTCAGTACATTTGTCTGATCAAGCCATCACCGCCGCTCGTAGTTGTGTAGAATCCATGTATGGTAAAGAGTATTTAAGCCCAAAACCAAGACAATATAAAACCAAAGCCAAAGGCGCACAGGAAGCCCATGAAGCCATCCGTCCTGCTGGTAGTACTTTCCGTATTCCTAAAGAAACGGGTTTGAGAGATAAAGAGTTGGGGTTATATGATTTAATTTGGAAACGCACCGTAGCCAGTCAAATGGCGGATGCTCAATTAACCCAAATTTCCGTCAATATGGCGGTAGAAGATGCTATATTTCGATCGAGCGGAAAAAGAATCGATTTTGCGGGGTTTTTTAGAGCCTATGTTGAAGGTTCGGACGATCCAGAAGCGGCATTAGAGAATCAAGAAGTTATTTTACCAGATTTGAAGGTAGGAGACAAGCCCGATTGTAAAAAATTAGAGGTGATTCACCACGAAACCCAACCTCCAGCTCGATATACAGAAGCATCCTTGGTGAAAACATTAGAAAGTGAAGGGGTAGGTCGTCCTAGTACTTATGCTAGTATTATAGGTACGATCGTCGATCGAGGTTACGCCCAATTACGCAATAAAGCACTAATTCCCACCTTTACCGCCTTTGCCGTCACTACCCTATTAGAGAAAAATTTTGAGGAATTAGTGGACACCAAATTCACCTCAAAAATGGAGCAAAGCCTTGATGATATTGCATCGGGTAACGAAAAATGGTTGCCTTACCTTGACAAATTCTATCGAGGAGAGAAGGGATTGCAAAATCAGGTGAAAGTGAGAGAAACCGACATTGATCCGCAAACCGCAAAAGCCATAGAATTAGAGAATTTAGACGTAACCGTCAAAATAGGCAAGTTTGGAGCTTATATTGAGGCAAATTACGGTGAAGAAATCGTCAAATCCTCCATTCCTGCCGATCTCACCCCTAGCGATCTTGACTCACGACAAATAGAAGTACTATTAAAGCAAAAATTGGAAGGGCCCCCCATTTTAGGTAATCATCCTGAAACCCAAGAGCCTATATACTTATTAATTGGAACTTATGGTCCTTATGTACAATTAGGCGACAAACCCCAGGGCAAAGCCAAGAAACCGAAAACTGCGTCATTCCCTAAAGGAGTGCAACCCGAAGACATTACCTTAGACATGGCATTGGGATATTTAACCCTTCCTCGTACCTTGGGAGAGCATCCAGAAACAGGAAAGCCCATTAAAACCAGTTTAGGGCGCTTTGGGGCTTATGTTGTCCATGATCAGGGTACAGAAGGTAAAGATTATCGCTCTTTGAAGAAAGAAGACGATGTGTTGACTATAAGTCTCGATCGAGCTTTGGAATTACTGGCACAACCAAAAGCAACACGAGGAAGACGAGGGGCGACAAAACCACCATTAAAAGAGTTAGGGTTACACCCAGAAGACAAAGAACCTATTAACATTTATGAAGGTCCTTATGGAGTATATTTTAAACACGGTAAAACCAATGTTAAACTACCCGACGGAGAAACCGTAGAAAGTATGAATTTAGACAAAGCCTTATTACTTTTACAAGATAAAACTCCAGCCAAAAAAACTGCCACGAAAAAAGCGACTACAGCGAAAAAAACCACCGCAAAAAAAACGACTACTACCCGAAAAGTAAGTAAGAAGTAG
- a CDS encoding type II toxin-antitoxin system Phd/YefM family antitoxin: protein MESVSLSEISSNFDHLINQVSETNQPILLKGNSNEVIIISQENWSGIQETLYANSIRGYVDSIEEIIDTPKEELVNAKKIEENDWHNLALMNLNNAYDEDEVEYSLEEIKEFNTEYERM from the coding sequence ATGGAATCAGTATCACTTTCTGAAATAAGTTCCAATTTTGATCATCTTATTAATCAAGTATCAGAAACTAATCAACCTATTCTTTTAAAAGGAAATAGTAATGAAGTAATAATTATTTCTCAAGAAAATTGGTCAGGAATTCAAGAAACTTTGTATGCCAATTCTATTCGAGGATATGTAGATTCGATCGAAGAAATAATTGATACTCCTAAAGAAGAATTGGTTAATGCCAAAAAAATAGAAGAAAATGATTGGCATAACTTAGCTTTAATGAACTTAAATAATGCTTATGATGAGGATGAAGTTGAATATAGTTTAGAGGAAATAAAAGAATTTAATACTGAGTATGAAAGAATGTGA